The region GGCCCAGCCGGGCAGGGACCGCCGCGCGCGCAGGCGGTCGCGGTGGCCGAAGAGGTCCTTGCCGGCGAGAAGGATCATGGCGAGGGTGTACTCGGCCACGGGCAGCGCGTTGGCATCGGCGGCCGAGGACACCAGGAGGCCGCGGTCCCAGACCGCCGGTGTGGTGAAACCCTTCACCGAGCCCGCGGAGTGCAGCACGGCACGCAGTTTCGGCGCCGCGTCCAGCGTGGCCACATCCAGCCGCGGGCAGCCCCAGCCGGTGATCAGGATCTCCGTCCCGCCGAGCGCCTCGCGGACACGCGGTTCCGAGAAGTCCTCGGCCACCAGCACGGGATCGATGTCCACGACCTCGCGCAGTCGGGCCATGACCTCGGGCGGAAAGATCTGCGGCACGTTCTCGGCGGACATGGCGAACATCGCCACGGGACGCTCGGGCAAGGAGTCAACCCTCCGGCTCGGTGACTACGGACGCGGCGACGGCAAGCGCTCTCTACCGTAACCGTTGGGTGTCGCCGCGCGACAGAGGCCGTGGGTGGGACCGCCACGCTGAGCGTGGCCAGGGCCGGAACACCGGACCGACGGACTCCCGAGGTAGTTTCCAGCAGTGGCCACCGCACGGCCGCGCACGGCGACTTCCCGGGGAGGGACGACAGGGATGACAGAGACCCTGACCAACTGGGCCGGCAACATCACGTACACCGCCGAGGAACTGCACCGCCCGCACACGCACGACGCCCTCGCGGCGCTCGTCGCGCAGAGCGCACGCCTCCGCGTCCTCGGCAGCGGGCACTCGTTCAACAAGATCGCCGAGCCCGGCGACGACGGCGTACTGGTCTCGCTCACCGCGCTGCCCCCGACCGTGGACGTCGACTCGACCGCCCGTACGGTACGGGTCGCGGGCGGCGTCCGGTACGCCGAACTCGCCCGCCAGGTGCACGAACACGGGTTCGCCCTGCACAACATGGCCTCCCTCCCGCACATCTCCGTGGCGGGCTCGGTGGCGACCGGCACCCACGGCTCAGGCGTCACGAACGGCTCCCTCGCCTCCGCCGTGCGCGAGGTCGAGATCGTCACGGCGGACGGCTCGACCGTCACGATCGGCCGCGACGACACCCGCTTCGACGGCGCCGTGACCTCCCTCGGCGCACTCGGTGTCGTCACCGCCCTCACCCTCGACCTGGAACCGGACTTCGAGGTGAGCCAGCACGTCTTCACCGAACTTCCCCTCGCGGGGCTCGACTTCGAGAAGGTGGCGGCGACGGCGTACAGCGTGAGTCTCTTCACCGACTGGGCAAGTCCGGGCTTTCGGCAGGTGTGGCTCAAGCGCCGCACCGACCAGCCGCTGCCCGACTTCCCCTGGGCCGCGCCCGCCACCGAGGCGATGCACCCCGTGCCGGGCATGCCCGCCGAGAACTGCACCCAGCAGTTCGGAGTGCCCGGACCGTGGCACGAGCGACTGCCGCACTTCCGGGCGGAGTTCACCCCGAGCAGCGGGGCCGAACTGCAGTCGGAGTACCTGCTGCCGCGCCCGCACGCGCTCGCGGCACTGCACGCCCTCGACGCGATCCGCGAGCACATCGCGCCGCTGCTCCAGATCTGCGAGGTACGCACCGTGGCCGCCGACCGGCAGTGGCTGAGCCCCGCCTACGGTCGGGACACCGTGGCCCTGCACTTCACCTGGGTCGAGGACACGGCGGCCGTCCTGCCGGTGGTGCGTCGGGTCGAGGGGGCGTTGGAGCCGTTCGATCCCCGGCCGCACTGGGGCAAGGTGTTCACCACGCCCGGGGAGGTGCTGCGCGGGCGCTACCCGCGGCTGGACGACTTCAGGGCCCTGGCCGAAACCATGGACCCGGCGGGCAAGTTCACCAATCGCTTCGTGCGGGACTTTGTTCAGCCCCTTTCCTAACCCCTTGTCGAACCTCCTCGCCAGGCCATAGCCTTGCGGCGCGCCGGGACCGCCCAGGGCCTGTCCGGCGGATCAGGTCGCAGGAAACGGGCGGTGCCTCATCGACGCTGGCGAGTGGGGCTTGGTGCGTGCAGCTGCAAGGCGGAGGAGGGCGTCGACGCGAAGCGTCGGCAACCGACGACAACGCCGCGGATGTGCGTGCCAAGCCCCACGTCTGCGGCATGATCCGCCGGACAGGCCCTAGCCCCGCTGTGCGGTACGGAGGACCGAGGTGGCCAAGCAGGCGAAGCGGACGTCGCGCGACATCCGCACCGCGAACCGCTATGAGGTGCTGCGTCAGATCATCGCCGCGTCCCCCACCTCACGACAGGAGTTGGCGGCGGCCACCGGGCTGAGCCTGGCCACGGTCGCCACGCTCGTCGGTGAACTGCTCGACCTCGGGATGCTGACCGAGGTCGGGTTCGAGGACTCCGCGGGGGGCCGCCCCCGGGGACTCGTGGCCGTCAACGCGTCGGGAGGCGCGTTGATCGGCGTCGACATCGCGGAGACGTACGTCCGCGTGGAGCTGTTCGACCTCGCGCTGAACGTGCTCGCCCGCGCCGCCGAGGACATGCGCCCCGGCGAGAGCCGCCCGGAGCAGGTCGTCGGGCATGTCGCCGCGGCCGTCGGCTCGGTGGTCACGCAGGCCGGGATCGAGGGCGCGCGCGTCCTGGGCGTCGGGGTCAGCGTGCCGGGCCAGGTGGACCGCGACACCGGCATCTCCGAGTACGCGCCGAACTGGGACTGGCACGACGTGCCGCTGCTCGACCTGCTGGCCGAGCACATCGCCTACCCCCTCTACCTCGACAACCCGCTGCGCGCCTGCGCGGTCGCCGAGCTGTGGTTCGGCGCGGCCCGCGGTCGCGGGGACGCCGTCGTCGTCAACCTGGGCACGGGGGTCGGCGCCGGGCTCGCGCTCGGCGGCGGGCTGCACCGCGGGGTGAGCAACAGCGCGGGCGAATGGGGCCATACGACGCTGGTCCTTGACGGGCGGCCGTGCCACTGCGGCAACCACGGCTGTGTGGAGACGTACGTCGGCGCGCCCGGAATCATGCGGAACCTGCGGGAGTCGAGCCCGGACAGCCCGCTGCTGCATCCAGACGACCAGACCGCCACCATCGACGCCCTGTCCCGCGGGGTCGCCGCCGGCGACCCGGCGGCGCTCCAAGTCGTCCGGGACACCGCCCGCTATCTCGGCGCGAGCATCGCGGACCTGATCAACCTCCTCAACCCCGAAGTCGTCGTGCTCAGCAGCTGGGTGGCCGCCACGCTCGGCGAGCCGCTCCTGCGCGAGGTGCGCGAGGCCGTCGCCCGGCACGCGCTGCGGCGGCCGCTGGCCGCCACCGAGATCGTCCTCTCCCCCATCCCCACCGACCCGGTCTGCCTGGGCGCCGCGACCTTCGCCCTGGAGGGCGCCCTGAACTCGGTGGGCCACAAGCCCGCCGGCAGCAGGAGCATCGCGCGCCGCACCGCCCTCTAGGGGGCCGTGGGCCGACGGGCCGACGGTCCGCCAACTCGCCCTGCGCACACCTCTGTTCGACCCACCGAACCGCAGACAACGCTTCGAACAGACTTCGTCCAACCCCTTGCCGAAGCCTTAACAGAAGGTTAGCGTCCCGCACCGCACAGCGATTTCGAGCCGCAGCCGTACAAGAGACAAGGACGTCACCATGTCGGCAATGAGCAGCAACTGGGACCGTCGATCCGTCCTGCGGGCCGCCGCGGGGCTGGCCGCGCTGGGGCCGCTGGCCGCGTGTGGAAGCAACAACGGGCGGTCCGGGGGCGGGAGTTCGGGCAAGTCCATCAAGCAGTACTTCCACGCGTACGGGGAGGCCGGCGTCGAGGACGCTCTCAAGCGGTACGCGAAGGGCTACGACAAGGCCGCGGTGAACACGCAGTGGATCACCAGCGCGGACTACGAGAGCAAGCTCTTCTCCGCGCTGCTCACCGACAACGCCCCCGACGTGTTCGAGTTCCACCCGCAGATCCAGCTCATCAAGAGCGGTCAGGTGGCGGACCTGAGCGACATCATCGATCCGGTCAAGTCCGACTTCAACCCGGCCGACATCGCCTCGCAC is a window of Streptomyces mirabilis DNA encoding:
- a CDS encoding FAD-binding protein; this encodes MTETLTNWAGNITYTAEELHRPHTHDALAALVAQSARLRVLGSGHSFNKIAEPGDDGVLVSLTALPPTVDVDSTARTVRVAGGVRYAELARQVHEHGFALHNMASLPHISVAGSVATGTHGSGVTNGSLASAVREVEIVTADGSTVTIGRDDTRFDGAVTSLGALGVVTALTLDLEPDFEVSQHVFTELPLAGLDFEKVAATAYSVSLFTDWASPGFRQVWLKRRTDQPLPDFPWAAPATEAMHPVPGMPAENCTQQFGVPGPWHERLPHFRAEFTPSSGAELQSEYLLPRPHALAALHALDAIREHIAPLLQICEVRTVAADRQWLSPAYGRDTVALHFTWVEDTAAVLPVVRRVEGALEPFDPRPHWGKVFTTPGEVLRGRYPRLDDFRALAETMDPAGKFTNRFVRDFVQPLS
- a CDS encoding ROK family transcriptional regulator produces the protein MAKQAKRTSRDIRTANRYEVLRQIIAASPTSRQELAAATGLSLATVATLVGELLDLGMLTEVGFEDSAGGRPRGLVAVNASGGALIGVDIAETYVRVELFDLALNVLARAAEDMRPGESRPEQVVGHVAAAVGSVVTQAGIEGARVLGVGVSVPGQVDRDTGISEYAPNWDWHDVPLLDLLAEHIAYPLYLDNPLRACAVAELWFGAARGRGDAVVVNLGTGVGAGLALGGGLHRGVSNSAGEWGHTTLVLDGRPCHCGNHGCVETYVGAPGIMRNLRESSPDSPLLHPDDQTATIDALSRGVAAGDPAALQVVRDTARYLGASIADLINLLNPEVVVLSSWVAATLGEPLLREVREAVARHALRRPLAATEIVLSPIPTDPVCLGAATFALEGALNSVGHKPAGSRSIARRTAL